A single Actinomadura algeriensis DNA region contains:
- a CDS encoding MFS transporter, translating into MTELLEKPVRARERAGHGRPWLTLFAVALGVMMVGLDATVVAIANPAIAREFGADLSGLQWVTNAYLLALAVTLIPAGKIADRFGRRRTFLAGVVGFAVSSVLIGLSGGLGMVIFWRVVQGFAGALLQPASLAILRNTFPAERLNTAIGIWGATVGVSIAGGPIVAGLLVENVSWESVFFVNAPLGLIALAVGLWVIRESKDEDAAGRFDLAGVALLTGALFALVWGLIKAGEDGFGAAVPRVSFGIALVLFALFIWNERRVERPLLPLSLFRSVSLSAATGLIVLGFFAMFGTIFFITLYLQQVHGMSPVDAGVRLLPMTGMFVVASPLAGMLNGRFGPRVPLALGMAFTATALFGLSRVGVSAPYGDLWPWFVLMGLAFGMVIVAGTEAIVGNAPPQLAGVAGGLQQTASQVGGVLGTSVLGVLLSTRVGDVLFGRLTDAGVPDAAAQRLAGQEGIVSQGVAPVPPGTPQPAADAITTGSHLAFMDGFQTSLTVAGCVAAVAIVAALFVRRGSSPVEGAAAV; encoded by the coding sequence ATGACGGAGTTGCTCGAGAAGCCCGTGCGGGCGCGGGAACGGGCGGGGCACGGGCGTCCGTGGCTCACGCTGTTCGCGGTCGCGCTGGGCGTGATGATGGTCGGCCTCGACGCCACCGTGGTCGCGATCGCCAACCCGGCGATCGCGCGGGAGTTCGGGGCCGACCTGTCCGGCCTGCAGTGGGTCACCAACGCGTACCTGCTGGCCCTGGCCGTGACGCTGATCCCGGCCGGGAAGATCGCCGACCGGTTCGGACGCCGCCGGACGTTCCTGGCGGGCGTCGTGGGGTTCGCCGTGTCCAGCGTCCTCATCGGGCTGTCCGGCGGGCTCGGCATGGTGATCTTCTGGCGGGTCGTGCAGGGCTTCGCGGGCGCGCTGCTGCAGCCGGCGAGCCTGGCGATCCTGCGGAACACCTTCCCGGCCGAGCGGCTCAACACCGCCATCGGGATCTGGGGCGCGACGGTCGGCGTGTCCATCGCGGGCGGCCCGATCGTGGCCGGGCTGCTGGTGGAGAACGTCAGCTGGGAGTCGGTGTTCTTCGTCAACGCGCCGCTGGGGCTGATCGCCCTGGCCGTGGGGCTGTGGGTGATCCGCGAGTCCAAGGACGAGGACGCGGCGGGCCGGTTCGACCTCGCGGGGGTCGCGCTGCTGACGGGCGCGCTGTTCGCGCTCGTGTGGGGCCTGATCAAGGCGGGCGAGGACGGCTTCGGCGCCGCCGTGCCGCGCGTGTCGTTCGGGATCGCGCTCGTCCTGTTCGCGCTGTTCATCTGGAACGAGCGGCGGGTGGAGCGCCCGCTGCTGCCGCTGAGCCTGTTCCGCTCGGTGTCGCTGTCGGCGGCGACCGGGCTGATCGTCCTCGGCTTCTTCGCGATGTTCGGGACGATCTTCTTCATCACCCTCTACCTGCAGCAGGTCCACGGGATGAGCCCGGTGGACGCGGGCGTCCGGCTGCTGCCGATGACCGGCATGTTCGTCGTCGCGTCGCCCCTCGCGGGCATGCTGAACGGCCGGTTCGGGCCGCGGGTGCCGCTGGCGCTCGGCATGGCGTTCACCGCGACCGCGCTGTTCGGGCTGTCGCGGGTCGGGGTCTCCGCCCCCTACGGGGACCTGTGGCCGTGGTTCGTGCTGATGGGCCTGGCGTTCGGCATGGTGATCGTCGCCGGGACGGAGGCGATCGTGGGCAACGCGCCGCCGCAGCTCGCCGGTGTCGCCGGGGGCCTGCAGCAGACGGCGTCGCAGGTCGGCGGCGTCCTCGGCACCTCGGTGCTCGGGGTGCTGCTGTCCACCCGGGTCGGCGACGTGCTGTTCGGGCGGCTCACGGACGCGGGCGTCCCGGACGCCGCCGCGCAGCGGCTCGCCGGGCAGGAGGGCATCGTGTCGCAGGGCGTCGCGCCGGTGCCGCCGGGCACGCCGCAGCCCGCCGCCGACGCGATCACGACCGGCAGCCACCTGGCGTTCATGGACGGCTTCCAGACGTCGCTGACCGTCGCCGGGTGCGTCGCCGCCGTCGCGATCGTCGCGGCGCTGTTCGTCCGGCGGGGATCGTCCCCGGTCGAGGGCGCCGCGGCCGTCTAG
- a CDS encoding GAP family protein: protein MPRPATGSTRPVSPPHFAPTSTASSRRERAARRGAGRPRPSRRHQFRHPADPDLAAAHPGARPSRPGRLRTWRAEAMSDAGRGARGLVRLALAATALELATMVPCLAAVALIAGAGLTWPVTGAALAGYCLVMLVPAVPAATVRIAARERVEPVLRRVDGWLTRNGAKAAGWTVGGIGIGVTLNAVINLAVGAA, encoded by the coding sequence ATGCCGCGACCGGCGACGGGTTCGACGCGTCCCGTATCGCCGCCGCACTTCGCACCTACGTCGACCGCCTCTTCGCGCCGTGAGCGCGCCGCTCGTCGCGGCGCTGGTCGGCCTCGGCCTTCTCGACGGCACCAGTTTCGGCACCCTGCTGATCCCGATCTGGCTGCTGCTCACCCCGGGGCACGTCCGAGCCGGCCGGGACGGCTGCGGACGTGGCGGGCGGAGGCCATGTCGGACGCGGGCCGCGGCGCCCGCGGCCTGGTGCGGCTCGCGCTCGCGGCGACGGCGCTGGAACTCGCCACGATGGTGCCCTGCCTGGCCGCCGTCGCCCTCATCGCCGGGGCCGGGCTGACCTGGCCGGTCACCGGCGCGGCGCTGGCCGGTTACTGCCTGGTGATGCTCGTCCCGGCCGTGCCGGCGGCCACCGTCCGGATCGCCGCGCGCGAGCGGGTGGAGCCGGTGCTGCGGCGCGTCGACGGCTGGCTGACCCGCAACGGCGCGAAGGCCGCCGGCTGGACGGTCGGGGGCATCGGCATCGGCGTCACCCTCAACGCGGTGATCAATCTCGCCGTCGGAGCCGCCTGA
- a CDS encoding TetR/AcrR family transcriptional regulator, translating to MTQHADADTRRAQVASALVTVVAERGLARTTLADVARTAEVSVGLVQRYFRTKDELLKFGIEHVYRRTEERVAAIPVEPPIRDLVVRLMETSLPLTPGRHAEARVWLGFVQASLTDPEMAAVHRAATGRLIDGVRRALEGARHAGEITAGVDAAAEAAALVAFADGLCLHHAATGDGFDASRIAAALRTYVDRLFAP from the coding sequence GTGACGCAACACGCCGACGCCGACACCCGCCGTGCTCAGGTCGCCTCCGCGCTGGTCACCGTGGTCGCCGAACGGGGGCTGGCGCGGACGACCCTGGCCGACGTCGCGCGCACCGCGGAGGTGTCCGTGGGGCTCGTCCAGCGTTACTTCCGCACCAAGGACGAGCTGCTCAAGTTCGGTATCGAGCACGTCTACCGGCGCACCGAGGAGCGCGTCGCCGCCATCCCGGTCGAACCGCCGATCCGCGACCTCGTCGTCCGGCTGATGGAGACCTCGCTGCCGCTGACGCCCGGGCGGCACGCGGAGGCGAGGGTCTGGCTGGGCTTCGTGCAGGCGTCGCTCACGGACCCGGAGATGGCCGCGGTCCACCGGGCCGCCACCGGACGGCTGATCGACGGCGTCCGGCGAGCCCTGGAGGGCGCCCGGCACGCCGGGGAGATCACCGCCGGCGTCGACGCCGCCGCCGAGGCGGCCGCCCTGGTGGCGTTCGCGGACGGCCTGTGCCTGCACCATGCCGCGACCGGCGACGGGTTCGACGCGTCCCGTATCGCCGCCGCACTTCGCACCTACGTCGACCGCCTCTTCGCGCCGTGA
- a CDS encoding TetR family transcriptional regulator — MTATVPDARPPGRRERKKQRTREALVDAAFALFAEKGFDATTVEEIADAVDVSSRTFFRYFASKEEVALTFQDEQLRAVLATLAERPADEPIMTAIRRTVVQVARDCETGALGFSPERFECLITMTADSPALSAGSMEHTQRKLMLLTEVIAERMGLDPVTDLRPHIIAATAIGGFRTAAEALNAPEMGYPTLAEAADAAFAVLESDLNTR; from the coding sequence ATGACCGCGACCGTCCCCGACGCCCGGCCGCCGGGCCGCCGGGAGCGCAAGAAGCAGCGCACCCGCGAGGCCCTCGTCGACGCCGCGTTCGCCCTCTTCGCCGAGAAGGGGTTCGACGCGACGACCGTCGAGGAGATCGCCGACGCCGTCGACGTGTCGTCGCGCACCTTCTTCCGCTACTTCGCGTCGAAGGAGGAGGTCGCGCTCACCTTCCAGGACGAGCAGCTCCGCGCCGTCCTGGCCACGCTGGCCGAGCGGCCCGCCGACGAGCCGATCATGACGGCGATCCGCCGCACGGTCGTCCAGGTCGCCCGGGACTGCGAGACCGGCGCGCTCGGCTTCTCGCCCGAGCGCTTCGAGTGCCTGATCACGATGACCGCCGACAGCCCCGCCCTGTCGGCCGGGAGCATGGAGCACACCCAGCGCAAGCTCATGCTCCTCACCGAGGTCATCGCCGAGCGCATGGGCCTCGACCCCGTCACCGACCTGCGGCCCCACATCATCGCGGCCACCGCCATCGGCGGCTTCCGCACCGCCGCCGAGGCCCTCAACGCCCCCGAGATGGGCTACCCGACGCTCGCCGAGGCCGCCGACGCGGCCTTCGCCGTCCTCGAGAGCGACCTCAACACCCGCTGA